In Deinococcus arcticus, a genomic segment contains:
- a CDS encoding helix-turn-helix transcriptional regulator, with protein MGVPETKTQRVRAVLDLLSRGEYSARDLTARLGLPPNKLRSVQRDLGDLILNGEVETLPSGKYRCPPPATTLNPVEALAVYSAARMLYHHAAEYSEHYLSALEKLTVQLPAPARRVAEQANQAYHQRRGAGGGSSRTFELVARAWLEGRVLRFEYHSLHKVSTVELNIYFIELNPHNRQAYAIGVNRLKTGDRPFVFRLARMRDVTLLSDECVIPEDFQPLNYLSGAWGIMTGDPVRVELFFTPAVRERVREIHLGPEAECLTLASGFTRVCLKVGGWKELVPWILGWGGEVEVASPPELRAHVAHAHQQAAAMYLT; from the coding sequence ATGGGTGTTCCAGAGACGAAAACCCAGCGTGTCCGGGCCGTGCTTGACCTGCTCTCGCGCGGTGAATACAGCGCCCGCGACCTGACCGCCCGGCTGGGCCTGCCGCCCAACAAGCTCCGCAGTGTGCAGCGCGACCTGGGTGACCTCATCCTAAACGGTGAGGTGGAGACGCTCCCGAGTGGGAAGTACCGCTGCCCCCCTCCGGCGACGACCCTCAACCCCGTGGAGGCCCTGGCGGTCTACTCGGCGGCCAGAATGCTGTACCACCACGCGGCGGAATACAGCGAGCACTACCTCTCGGCACTGGAGAAGCTCACGGTGCAGCTGCCGGCCCCAGCCCGGCGGGTCGCGGAACAGGCCAATCAGGCCTACCACCAGCGGCGCGGCGCTGGTGGAGGCAGCTCCCGAACCTTCGAGCTGGTCGCGCGGGCCTGGCTGGAAGGCCGGGTGCTCCGGTTCGAGTACCACTCCCTGCATAAGGTCTCAACAGTTGAACTGAACATCTATTTTATTGAGCTCAACCCGCACAACCGTCAGGCCTACGCGATCGGAGTCAACCGGCTGAAAACAGGCGACCGGCCATTTGTGTTTCGCCTTGCCCGGATGCGGGACGTCACGCTGCTCAGCGATGAGTGCGTGATTCCAGAAGATTTCCAGCCGCTGAATTACCTCTCTGGCGCCTGGGGCATCATGACTGGCGATCCAGTCCGAGTGGAGCTGTTCTTCACTCCGGCGGTGAGAGAGCGAGTGCGGGAAATCCACCTGGGGCCAGAGGCTGAATGTCTGACCCTGGCCAGCGGCTTTACCCGCGTGTGCCTGAAGGTTGGGGGTTGGAAAGAGTTGGTGCCGTGGATCCTGGGATGGGGAGGTGAGGTCGAGGTGGCCAGTCCGCCTGAACTGCGCGCGCATGTGGCGCATGCGCACCAGCAGGCTGCAGCCATGTACTTGACCTAA
- a CDS encoding UvrD-helicase domain-containing protein, which produces MTVAAPADQGRPQFTPAQEAAVFSPSSVAISAGAGSGKTRVLAERILNLLRQGVTPGQIVAVTFTEAAAAELRERITRYVEQRADTEGPAWQTVLAGLPLMQVSTIHGLCGRVAREHPVESGAGLSFEVLDETDAQAWLDEHLFPVLAELPVDTLLAVPGKIRSDVIRTLLDDPTTARDALEVAASLAALAPQERARRAWQTVTGPWNAAMQTLQGVQGPAGDDLEQIRRAVLAVASAAPVQGAALRAVRAALQPHKGTIGRGWTKDAKAAAHTALKTLKVLAARDDLLGEATDAALTHDRAVLALREIFTHVRTRFSHLKAEQEVATFADLEAYADAALAHDAVRSYYAARWTHLLIDEAQDTNPVQWRILSALAGDSVNLTVVGDEKQSIYAFRRADVKVFRAAQDAVLRRGGAVIPMGTSFRTHAGLVAAVNTYFKGLMRGPDEARPTAARFEPLNAHRRAHPDGEDAPSVELHVIQGEDTSSLRQAEATYLAGRIQALLLAGPAVYDRALEGTRALRLSDIALLFRARTDLKVYEDALTRAGLPFVVHGGRGLYDRPEVQDAANLLQAVANPAEDMYLAAVLRGPHVQVTDDTLLALAQARGAGESLWQAARRSAHPAVQAAVTLLLSLREAGATLSASQLLAEADGRTGALLVHAAQPDGLRRVENLRRFHALLRQWAGDGVRDAASVADHLTRLARLGAQEAEAISPHPDAAQLMTIHGSKGLEFPVVIVADALRRGGGLAPSVRFDAALGVALRLPDLEEDLPEWEALERLAQERDLSEAERVAYVAFTRAADLLILSLTGGDSGKAQERFEAFVAHLPEEGVERHYLSPEEVPPVEPLGLVHAGGQPHLEVRSGPGVMLPSSLPVTSLAAYLACPRRFAYQYLEGRLPLASLWSERLQAQERNPHQRAAGRQIGDAVHRAFEHGWTPAELPERLAYLAPVDQKLVADCVQAFQGELFAEVNRRPYRREMAIQVPVGPLLFEGVVDAFDEADRFVLDYKTDRAFHPEHHLPQLALYAHHLNAERAALAYLKDVKALHVFREEDLARGMQLVGGAVEQMTALDFAPTPGAGTCRTCAFRGVCDAAVLVETL; this is translated from the coding sequence ATGACTGTGGCCGCGCCCGCAGACCAGGGCAGGCCACAATTCACGCCCGCGCAGGAAGCGGCCGTGTTCTCGCCCAGCAGCGTGGCCATCTCTGCTGGGGCAGGCAGCGGTAAGACGCGGGTGCTCGCGGAACGGATCCTCAACCTGCTGCGTCAGGGCGTGACGCCTGGCCAGATCGTGGCCGTCACCTTCACGGAAGCGGCGGCTGCTGAACTGCGCGAACGCATCACCCGCTACGTGGAGCAGCGGGCGGATACTGAAGGCCCGGCCTGGCAGACGGTCCTCGCGGGGCTGCCCCTGATGCAGGTGAGCACCATTCACGGCCTGTGCGGGCGCGTGGCGCGCGAGCACCCGGTGGAAAGCGGCGCCGGCCTGAGTTTTGAAGTGCTGGATGAAACGGACGCCCAGGCCTGGTTGGACGAGCACCTGTTCCCGGTGCTGGCGGAGTTGCCGGTCGACACCTTGCTGGCCGTGCCGGGCAAGATCCGGTCGGACGTGATCCGCACGCTGCTGGATGACCCCACAACCGCCCGGGACGCCTTGGAGGTCGCCGCCAGCCTCGCGGCGCTGGCGCCGCAGGAACGGGCGCGGCGGGCGTGGCAGACCGTCACTGGCCCCTGGAATGCGGCGATGCAGACCCTGCAGGGCGTGCAGGGTCCGGCGGGGGATGACCTGGAGCAGATCCGGCGCGCGGTGCTGGCGGTAGCGTCTGCCGCGCCCGTGCAGGGGGCCGCGCTGCGTGCCGTGCGGGCCGCCCTGCAGCCCCACAAAGGCACCATCGGGAGGGGCTGGACAAAGGACGCCAAAGCGGCGGCCCACACGGCCCTGAAAACCCTCAAGGTGTTGGCGGCCCGCGACGACCTGCTGGGCGAGGCAACCGACGCGGCCCTGACGCATGACCGCGCGGTGCTCGCGCTGCGGGAAATCTTCACGCATGTCCGGACGCGCTTCTCGCACCTGAAGGCCGAGCAGGAAGTCGCAACATTCGCGGACCTTGAAGCGTACGCGGACGCCGCCCTGGCGCATGACGCGGTCCGGTCGTACTACGCCGCGCGCTGGACGCACCTGCTGATCGACGAGGCGCAGGACACCAACCCCGTGCAGTGGCGCATTCTGTCTGCCCTGGCCGGGGACAGCGTGAACCTCACGGTGGTGGGCGATGAGAAGCAGAGCATCTACGCGTTCCGCCGGGCGGACGTGAAGGTCTTCCGCGCCGCGCAGGACGCGGTGCTTCGGCGTGGGGGCGCCGTGATTCCCATGGGCACGTCCTTCCGCACGCACGCTGGATTGGTGGCGGCCGTGAATACGTACTTCAAGGGCCTCATGCGCGGCCCGGATGAGGCCCGGCCCACCGCCGCGCGGTTCGAGCCGCTGAACGCCCACCGGCGGGCCCATCCGGACGGTGAGGACGCGCCCAGCGTGGAGCTGCACGTGATCCAGGGGGAAGACACCTCCAGCCTGCGCCAAGCGGAGGCCACCTACCTCGCCGGGCGCATCCAGGCGCTGCTGCTCGCCGGTCCCGCCGTGTACGACCGGGCGCTTGAGGGCACGCGGGCGCTGCGGCTCTCGGACATCGCCCTGCTGTTCCGCGCCCGCACGGACCTCAAGGTGTACGAGGACGCCCTGACGCGCGCGGGACTGCCGTTCGTGGTGCACGGCGGCCGGGGCCTGTACGACCGACCAGAGGTGCAGGACGCCGCGAACCTCCTGCAGGCGGTGGCGAATCCGGCAGAGGACATGTATCTGGCGGCGGTGCTGCGCGGCCCGCACGTGCAGGTGACGGACGACACGCTGCTGGCCCTGGCCCAGGCGCGCGGGGCAGGGGAGAGCCTGTGGCAGGCGGCGCGGCGCAGCGCGCATCCGGCGGTTCAGGCGGCTGTCACGCTGCTGCTCAGCCTGCGGGAGGCCGGAGCGACCCTGAGCGCCTCACAGCTGCTCGCGGAGGCCGACGGGCGGACCGGGGCGCTGCTGGTGCACGCCGCGCAGCCGGACGGCCTCAGACGTGTGGAGAACCTGAGGCGCTTCCACGCGCTGCTGCGTCAGTGGGCCGGGGACGGCGTGCGGGACGCCGCGAGTGTGGCTGATCACCTCACGCGGCTCGCCCGGCTGGGCGCGCAGGAAGCCGAGGCGATCAGTCCGCACCCGGACGCCGCGCAGCTCATGACCATTCACGGCAGCAAGGGCCTGGAGTTTCCCGTGGTGATCGTGGCGGACGCGCTGCGCAGAGGAGGCGGACTGGCCCCAAGCGTGCGGTTTGACGCGGCGCTCGGCGTGGCCCTGAGATTGCCGGATCTGGAGGAGGACCTGCCCGAGTGGGAGGCACTGGAACGCCTCGCGCAGGAGCGGGACCTCAGTGAAGCCGAGCGGGTGGCGTACGTGGCGTTTACGCGCGCGGCAGACCTGTTGATCCTGAGTCTGACCGGGGGAGACTCTGGCAAAGCCCAGGAGCGCTTCGAGGCCTTCGTTGCCCACCTGCCGGAGGAGGGGGTCGAGCGGCATTACCTCTCGCCTGAGGAGGTGCCGCCGGTCGAGCCGCTGGGGCTGGTGCACGCAGGCGGGCAGCCCCACCTGGAGGTCCGCAGTGGCCCCGGGGTCATGCTGCCCAGCAGCCTGCCGGTCACCAGCCTTGCGGCGTACCTGGCGTGCCCGCGCCGCTTCGCATATCAGTACCTGGAAGGCCGCCTGCCGCTGGCCAGCCTGTGGAGTGAACGCCTGCAGGCGCAAGAGCGCAACCCACACCAACGCGCCGCCGGCCGGCAGATCGGGGACGCGGTGCACCGCGCGTTCGAGCATGGCTGGACACCTGCAGAGCTCCCGGAACGCCTCGCGTACCTCGCGCCGGTCGACCAGAAGCTGGTGGCCGATTGCGTGCAGGCTTTTCAGGGCGAGCTGTTCGCGGAGGTCAACCGGCGGCCCTACCGGCGGGAGATGGCCATTCAGGTGCCCGTCGGCCCGCTGCTGTTTGAAGGCGTTGTGGACGCCTTTGATGAAGCGGACCGGTTCGTGCTGGATTACAAGACGGACCGCGCCTTTCACCCGGAGCATCACCTGCCGCAGCTGGCCCTGTACGCGCATCACCTGAACGCTGAGCGCGCGGCGCTGGCGTACCTCAAGGACGTCAAAGCCCTTCATGTCTTTCGGGAAGAAGACCTGGCCCGGGGCATGCAGCTGGTCGGGGGGGCGGTGGAACAGATGACCGCCCTGGACTTTGCCCCCACACCGGGTGCTGGCACCTGCCGGACCTGTGCCTTCCGGGGCGTCTGTGACGCCGCCGTTCTGGTGGAAACCCTGTGA